Proteins encoded within one genomic window of Lysinibacillus louembei:
- a CDS encoding chemotaxis protein CheW, whose translation MTNAVEQEYIKVIVFQLADKEYAIPVSHVQGIEKLMHITRVPKTPAYVKGVINLRGVVTPIIDLRERFNLPILGEEDAARIIIITLEDMEVGFVVDSANDVLDIAAGSIEQQPEVVGSLEEEFISGVAKLDNRLLILLHLDKVLNPLS comes from the coding sequence ATGACAAATGCTGTTGAACAAGAATATATTAAAGTAATTGTTTTTCAATTAGCAGATAAAGAATATGCGATTCCAGTATCACATGTGCAAGGAATTGAAAAATTAATGCATATTACGCGTGTACCTAAAACGCCTGCCTATGTAAAAGGAGTTATTAATTTACGTGGCGTTGTTACACCAATTATTGATTTACGTGAACGTTTTAATTTACCGATTTTAGGTGAAGAGGATGCAGCACGTATCATTATTATTACGTTGGAAGATATGGAAGTAGGCTTTGTTGTTGATTCTGCTAATGACGTATTAGATATCGCTGCAGGCTCTATTGAGCAACAACCAGAAGTTGTAGGTTCTTTAGAAGAGGAGTTTATTTCAGGTGTTGCTAAGTTAGACAATCGTTTATTAATTTTATTGCATTTAGACAAAGTATTAAATCCGTTAAGCTAA
- a CDS encoding chemotaxis protein CheA codes for MEVNQYLEMFIEESKEHLQSCSEHLLELEKNPQDLSIVNEIFRSAHTLKGMSATMGFEDLADLTHKMENVLDAIRNEKIEVTPEILDVVFESVDHLEEMVMNIAEGGDGKRDVQATVEKLKRIEAGEEVGQPAAAEEIAATAIQQESHLDYDDFEKTVLAQSIEQGHSAYEITVTLREDCLLKAARVFMVFEILEKNGDVIKSVPAVDRLEDEQFDQVFHIAYISKEPADDLQKKLMKVSEVEEVKVVPLEEKDVQSEKKVEVVEAEPQPELAVKAVAEVPAKNAKAPASNSKSGGHVSNKMIRVNIERLDILMNLFEELVIDRGRLQSISAEVNHQELNETVERMSRVMGDLQNIVLTMRMVQVETVFNRFPKMVRQLSRDLNKKINLEIIGAETELDRTVIDEIGDPLVHLIRNSLDHGIESPEVRIAKGKPEEGTVQLRAFHSGNYVFIEIEDDGAGINRDKVLEKAISKGIVTIETAKTLSDKQINELILASGFSTADVISDISGRGVGLDVVKTTIESLGGNISIDSTEGVGSTFSIQLPLTLSIISVMLVEIEKEIYAVPLSSIIETSIIRHSDILNAHNQKVIDFRGKVVPLVFLDEIFEVPRTEAQDDEFYSVVIVRKGEKLAGLVVDSFIGQQEIVLKSLGNYLTNIFAISGATILGNGKVALIVDCNALMK; via the coding sequence ATGGAAGTAAATCAATATTTAGAAATGTTCATCGAAGAAAGTAAAGAACATTTACAGTCATGTAGTGAACATTTATTAGAATTAGAAAAGAATCCACAAGATTTATCAATTGTTAATGAAATTTTCCGTTCAGCTCATACATTGAAAGGTATGTCTGCAACGATGGGCTTTGAGGATTTAGCGGATTTGACACATAAAATGGAAAATGTTTTAGATGCTATTCGCAATGAAAAAATTGAAGTAACGCCAGAAATTTTAGATGTTGTGTTTGAGTCTGTTGATCATCTAGAGGAAATGGTAATGAACATTGCAGAGGGCGGCGACGGTAAGCGCGATGTACAGGCGACAGTGGAGAAGTTAAAGCGCATTGAAGCAGGTGAGGAAGTAGGCCAGCCTGCCGCAGCAGAAGAAATAGCAGCAACAGCAATTCAACAAGAATCGCATTTAGATTATGATGATTTTGAAAAAACAGTGTTAGCACAATCTATCGAGCAAGGGCATTCAGCATATGAAATTACGGTGACATTACGTGAAGATTGCTTATTAAAGGCAGCGCGTGTTTTCATGGTATTCGAGATTTTAGAAAAAAACGGAGATGTCATTAAATCTGTTCCAGCAGTTGATCGTTTAGAGGATGAACAATTTGACCAAGTATTCCATATTGCCTATATTTCAAAAGAACCTGCCGATGATTTACAAAAGAAATTAATGAAGGTTTCTGAAGTAGAAGAAGTAAAAGTCGTACCTTTAGAAGAAAAAGATGTACAGTCAGAGAAAAAAGTAGAGGTTGTTGAAGCAGAGCCACAGCCAGAATTAGCGGTAAAAGCAGTGGCGGAAGTACCAGCTAAAAATGCCAAGGCACCAGCATCTAATAGTAAGTCTGGTGGTCATGTTTCGAATAAAATGATTCGCGTAAATATCGAGCGCCTTGATATTTTAATGAATCTGTTTGAAGAGCTTGTGATTGACCGTGGTCGTTTACAATCGATTTCTGCAGAAGTGAATCATCAAGAATTAAATGAAACAGTAGAACGTATGAGCCGTGTAATGGGAGATTTACAAAATATCGTCTTAACAATGCGCATGGTACAAGTTGAAACAGTATTTAATCGTTTCCCGAAAATGGTACGTCAATTATCACGCGACTTAAATAAGAAAATTAATTTAGAAATTATTGGGGCAGAAACAGAGTTAGATCGTACTGTTATCGATGAAATCGGTGATCCGCTTGTGCATTTAATTCGTAACTCACTTGACCACGGTATTGAAAGTCCTGAAGTGCGTATTGCCAAAGGGAAGCCTGAAGAAGGAACTGTACAGCTACGTGCTTTCCATAGTGGAAACTATGTATTTATTGAAATTGAAGATGATGGTGCAGGCATTAACCGTGACAAAGTATTAGAAAAAGCTATTTCTAAAGGGATTGTTACGATAGAAACAGCCAAAACATTGTCAGATAAACAAATTAATGAGCTGATTTTAGCTTCCGGTTTCTCAACAGCAGATGTTATTTCTGATATTTCAGGTCGCGGTGTAGGGCTGGATGTTGTAAAAACAACAATCGAATCATTAGGTGGAAATATTTCCATTGACTCGACTGAAGGTGTTGGTTCAACATTCTCTATTCAACTGCCATTAACACTATCAATCATCTCTGTAATGCTTGTAGAAATCGAAAAAGAAATTTATGCAGTACCTTTATCGTCAATTATTGAAACATCTATTATCCGTCATTCAGACATTTTGAATGCACATAATCAAAAAGTAATTGACTTCCGTGGTAAAGTCGTACCGCTTGTATTCTTAGATGAAATTTTCGAAGTTCCACGTACAGAAGCACAGGATGACGAATTCTATTCTGTTGTAATTGTACGTAAAGGCGAAAAACTTGCTGGTTTAGTTGTTGATTCCTTTATCGGACAGCAGGAAATCGTATTGAAATCTTTAGGAAATTATTTAACAAATATTTTTGCAATTTCAGGTGCAACAATTTTAGGAAACGGAAAAGTAGCATTAATTGTTGATTGTAATGCGCTAATGAAGTGA
- the tsf gene encoding translation elongation factor Ts has protein sequence MAITAQLVKELREKTGAGMMDCKKALVETDGNLEAAIDFLREKGLAAAGKKADRIAAEGTTYILEQGNEAILVEVNAETDFVAKNEKFQVLVASLAEQLLAAKPASVEAALELEKDGVKIADQISQATATIGEKISLRRFEVKTKTDADAFGAYLHMGGRIGVLVVLEGSTDAAAAKDIAMHIAAINPTYVSRDEVSADEVERERKVLTEQALNEGKPENIVAKMVEGRLGKYFEDVCLLDQTFVKNSDQKVRDFVKSTGGNVTAFTRYAVGEGIEKREDNFAEEVMNQVKGN, from the coding sequence ATGGCAATCACTGCACAATTAGTTAAAGAATTACGTGAAAAAACTGGCGCTGGTATGATGGACTGTAAAAAAGCGTTAGTAGAAACAGACGGTAACTTAGAAGCTGCAATCGACTTTTTACGTGAAAAAGGTTTAGCTGCTGCTGGTAAAAAAGCTGACCGTATCGCTGCGGAAGGTACTACTTACATTTTAGAGCAAGGTAACGAAGCGATTCTTGTAGAAGTAAATGCTGAAACAGACTTCGTTGCGAAAAACGAAAAATTCCAAGTATTAGTTGCTAGCTTAGCTGAGCAATTATTAGCTGCTAAACCAGCATCTGTAGAAGCTGCTTTAGAACTTGAAAAAGATGGCGTGAAAATCGCTGACCAAATTTCTCAAGCAACAGCTACAATTGGAGAAAAAATCTCTTTACGTCGCTTTGAAGTAAAAACAAAAACAGATGCTGATGCATTTGGTGCGTACTTACACATGGGCGGACGCATCGGTGTATTAGTCGTGTTAGAAGGCTCTACAGATGCAGCTGCTGCAAAAGATATCGCAATGCATATCGCAGCAATCAACCCAACTTATGTATCTCGTGACGAAGTTTCTGCTGACGAAGTTGAACGTGAGCGCAAAGTGTTAACTGAGCAAGCGTTAAACGAAGGTAAACCAGAAAATATCGTAGCGAAAATGGTAGAAGGTCGTCTTGGTAAATACTTCGAAGACGTTTGCTTACTTGACCAAACTTTCGTTAAAAACTCAGATCAAAAAGTACGCGATTTCGTAAAATCAACTGGTGGTAACGTAACTGCATTCACTCGTTATGCTGTTGGTGAAGGTATCGAAAAACGCGAAGATAACTTTGCTGAAGAAGTAATGAACCAAGTTAAAGGTAACTAA
- a CDS encoding MinD/ParA family protein: MRDQAEILRMKMLESQGALGKSLAIVSGKGGVGKSNFTTNFAALLAKEGKNVVILDMDIGMGNIHILFGKTTEYSLKDYLQGNVTLEQAMFEGPNGVRYISGGSGMSALVEWSDSMFAALIEAFRQLQQSFDYILFDMGAGATNWSLDLLTSIDEIIVISTAEPTAIMDAYSMMKFIHLKDSEKTFYLLCNRVMSKEEGQETLSRLNGAMQKFMAKEVIPLGSLPEDPVVRKAVREQVPFTILYPNAPISKTMQQIVQRFLQETTEEIHAPKHSNNFLTKLKSIFSKGRD, translated from the coding sequence ATGAGAGATCAGGCTGAAATTTTACGAATGAAAATGCTAGAAAGTCAAGGTGCCCTTGGAAAATCATTAGCAATAGTAAGCGGTAAAGGCGGTGTAGGAAAAAGTAACTTTACAACGAATTTTGCGGCATTATTAGCGAAGGAAGGAAAGAATGTTGTTATTTTAGATATGGATATCGGTATGGGCAACATTCATATTCTTTTTGGTAAAACGACAGAATATAGTTTAAAAGATTATCTACAAGGGAATGTGACACTTGAGCAAGCGATGTTTGAAGGACCAAATGGTGTACGCTACATCTCAGGAGGCTCAGGAATGTCGGCGTTAGTAGAATGGTCTGACTCTATGTTTGCGGCACTTATTGAGGCGTTTAGACAGCTACAGCAATCATTTGACTATATTTTATTTGATATGGGAGCTGGAGCAACAAATTGGTCGCTCGATTTATTAACATCAATCGATGAAATTATCGTTATTTCTACAGCAGAGCCAACCGCTATTATGGATGCTTATTCGATGATGAAGTTTATTCATTTAAAAGACAGCGAAAAAACATTTTATCTATTATGTAATCGCGTTATGTCTAAAGAAGAAGGACAGGAGACGCTCAGTCGTTTAAATGGAGCTATGCAAAAGTTTATGGCGAAGGAAGTTATACCGCTAGGCTCATTGCCAGAGGACCCTGTCGTACGAAAGGCTGTAAGAGAGCAAGTACCCTTTACTATTTTATATCCGAATGCTCCAATTTCAAAAACGATGCAACAAATTGTGCAACGTTTTTTACAAGAAACAACAGAAGAAATACATGCACCGAAACATTCGAATAATTTTTTAACGAAACTGAAAAGTATTTTTTCGAAAGGGCGTGATTAG
- the pyrH gene encoding UMP kinase, with amino-acid sequence MSVPKYKRVVIKLSGEALAGEAGFGLAPKIIKDVAAEVKQVVDLGVEVAVVVGGGNIWRGKVGSEMGMDRAAADYMGMLATVMNSLALQDALEKLGIETRVQSSIVMTQVAEPYIRRKAVRHLEKKRVVIFAAGTGNPFFSTDTTAALRAAEIDAEAILMGKNNVDGVYSADPKTDPNAVKYDELSYLDVIQQGLQVMDSTASTLCMDNDIPLIVFSLMEEGNIKRAVLGEKIGTVVRRNS; translated from the coding sequence ATGAGTGTGCCAAAATACAAACGTGTAGTAATTAAGCTAAGCGGTGAAGCATTAGCAGGAGAAGCAGGCTTCGGATTAGCGCCAAAAATAATTAAAGATGTTGCAGCTGAAGTGAAGCAAGTAGTAGACCTAGGTGTGGAAGTGGCAGTTGTAGTAGGTGGGGGTAATATTTGGCGTGGTAAAGTAGGCAGTGAAATGGGTATGGACCGTGCTGCTGCTGACTATATGGGCATGTTAGCGACTGTAATGAATTCTTTAGCATTACAAGATGCGCTAGAAAAACTAGGCATCGAAACACGTGTGCAATCATCCATCGTGATGACCCAAGTTGCTGAGCCATATATTCGTCGTAAAGCTGTACGTCATCTTGAGAAAAAACGCGTTGTGATTTTTGCAGCTGGAACAGGTAACCCATTCTTCTCGACAGATACGACTGCTGCATTGCGTGCTGCTGAAATTGATGCAGAAGCGATTTTAATGGGCAAAAACAATGTGGATGGTGTATATTCAGCAGATCCTAAAACGGATCCAAACGCTGTAAAATATGATGAATTATCTTATTTAGATGTTATTCAGCAAGGATTACAAGTAATGGATTCAACAGCATCTACTTTATGTATGGACAACGACATTCCATTAATAGTATTCTCATTAATGGAAGAAGGAAATATTAAACGCGCTGTACTTGGCGAAAAAATTGGAACTGTTGTTAGGAGGAATTCATAA
- a CDS encoding FliA/WhiG family RNA polymerase sigma factor, with product MTQPIINDEQNLWHSWTMERDVDAGNQLIKKYKPLVSYHVQRIGAGLPKNVSRDDLYSLGMMGLFDALNKFDIKRDLKFDTYASFRVRGAIIDGLRKEDWLPRSAREKAKKLEAQIEELEQKLMRHVTPEELAAHMQLPIEEIYQTVQEHFFSNVLSINEQQDQEELEGKVFVIRDDDTRTPEQEIVHNELLADLGRNIEKLNDKEQLVLSLFYTEEMTLTEIGEMLDLSTSRISQIHSKALFKLRKFLSPEVINS from the coding sequence GTGACACAACCAATTATAAATGACGAGCAAAATCTTTGGCATAGCTGGACGATGGAGCGAGATGTAGATGCAGGTAATCAGTTAATAAAAAAATATAAGCCGCTTGTATCTTATCATGTGCAACGTATCGGGGCTGGATTACCGAAAAATGTTTCTAGAGATGATTTATATAGCTTAGGCATGATGGGGTTATTTGATGCTTTAAATAAATTTGATATAAAGAGAGATTTAAAATTCGACACCTATGCATCATTTCGTGTAAGAGGTGCAATTATAGATGGTTTGCGCAAGGAAGATTGGTTACCACGCTCAGCGCGAGAAAAAGCTAAAAAGCTTGAAGCTCAAATTGAGGAGCTTGAGCAAAAGCTAATGCGTCATGTTACACCAGAGGAGTTAGCTGCACATATGCAACTACCAATCGAAGAAATATATCAAACCGTTCAAGAACATTTTTTTTCAAATGTTTTATCAATTAATGAGCAACAGGATCAAGAAGAGTTGGAAGGAAAAGTTTTTGTTATAAGGGATGATGATACGAGAACGCCAGAACAGGAAATCGTGCACAATGAGCTATTAGCGGATTTGGGGCGCAATATCGAAAAATTAAATGACAAAGAGCAGCTTGTATTAAGCTTATTTTATACTGAGGAAATGACCTTGACAGAAATTGGCGAGATGCTTGATTTGTCTACTTCCCGCATATCACAAATTCATTCAAAGGCATTGTTTAAATTGCGCAAGTTTTTATCGCCAGAAGTAATTAATTCATAG
- a CDS encoding RNA polymerase subunit sigma, with translation MSLKGVELQIAIPKTFDAGKIADQQHQNNILQQMHANEALKKEIERKQKTVNDTENLDAVSDNKEGNNTANAEQQNKKKKEEEKVKAHHPFKGNFIDYSG, from the coding sequence ATGAGCTTAAAAGGTGTAGAGTTACAAATTGCGATTCCTAAAACGTTCGATGCCGGAAAAATAGCTGACCAGCAGCATCAAAACAACATACTTCAACAAATGCACGCAAATGAAGCGTTAAAAAAGGAAATAGAGCGAAAACAAAAAACAGTTAATGACACAGAAAATTTAGATGCTGTGTCAGATAACAAAGAAGGTAATAATACAGCGAATGCCGAACAGCAAAACAAAAAGAAAAAAGAAGAAGAAAAAGTGAAAGCACATCACCCGTTTAAAGGAAACTTTATTGACTATAGCGGATAG
- a CDS encoding DUF6115 domain-containing protein, producing MNSVISFLIIGLIIAQLIIFYLIILLNNKVAKFKDLEVRQNQLMQEMDDAIGVYLIEMREENDRLLRELTTVKNAMPDIKQDANHFVDIKREQLSESVLKEQVPIEKKAFVPKNVAANVYKQQKRQELEKHEAPAPKRESLTPEQQILAMHRNGKSIEEIAKQTQKGKTEIELLIKFHS from the coding sequence ATGAATTCAGTTATTAGTTTTTTAATAATAGGGCTTATTATTGCACAGCTGATTATTTTTTATTTAATCATATTATTGAATAATAAGGTCGCAAAATTTAAAGATTTAGAAGTGAGACAAAATCAGCTAATGCAGGAGATGGATGATGCAATCGGCGTTTATTTAATCGAAATGCGAGAAGAAAATGACCGTTTGCTGCGTGAGCTAACAACTGTTAAAAATGCCATGCCTGATATAAAGCAAGACGCTAATCATTTTGTTGATATAAAGCGTGAACAGCTGTCTGAATCGGTTTTAAAGGAGCAAGTACCCATCGAAAAGAAAGCATTTGTTCCGAAAAATGTAGCGGCAAATGTTTATAAACAACAAAAGCGACAAGAGCTTGAAAAACACGAAGCTCCAGCGCCAAAGCGAGAATCATTAACACCCGAACAACAAATTCTCGCTATGCATAGAAATGGGAAATCTATTGAAGAAATTGCCAAGCAAACTCAAAAAGGAAAGACAGAAATTGAATTGCTCATTAAATTTCATTCCTAA
- a CDS encoding chemotaxis protein CheD, with product MFTSDTIVKVGIAQMDVVKAPNTIRTSGLGSCVGVVIYDETKQIAGLIHVMLPDSSLGKVDATNVAKFADTGIKALLDLLKAEGVQTFKLKAKIAGGAQMFQFTSDKSSMRIGPRNVEAVKNELNKYKIPLIAEDTGGNSGRTIEFSPVTNKLNIRTVNRGVSEI from the coding sequence ATGTTTACATCTGACACAATTGTTAAAGTAGGTATTGCACAAATGGATGTAGTAAAGGCACCTAACACGATTCGTACATCTGGTTTAGGGTCGTGTGTAGGTGTTGTCATTTACGATGAAACGAAACAAATCGCTGGTTTAATTCATGTTATGCTTCCAGATTCGAGCTTAGGAAAAGTAGATGCTACAAATGTAGCCAAATTTGCTGATACAGGCATTAAAGCGCTATTAGACTTGTTAAAAGCAGAAGGTGTTCAAACATTTAAACTAAAGGCGAAAATCGCTGGTGGTGCACAAATGTTCCAATTTACATCCGATAAAAGTTCTATGCGAATTGGTCCCCGCAATGTAGAAGCTGTAAAAAATGAACTAAATAAATATAAAATTCCTCTTATTGCAGAGGATACAGGTGGAAATAGTGGGCGAACAATTGAATTTAGTCCTGTTACGAACAAGTTAAATATTCGTACAGTGAACCGAGGGGTGAGTGAAATATAA
- a CDS encoding protein-glutamate methylesterase/protein-glutamine glutaminase → MRKLVGDFFDGNLNIEVVGTARNGKDAIEKIQQLQPNVVTMDVEMPEMNGLDALREIMNQCPVPVVMLSSTTKQGTENTLAAMEYGAVDFVAKTSGTISLDLHKIKEELVQKVEAAANISVTKLKRPMKPIHRKEVVKVEKSLNTPPPTIKKQQPVELTTLPNKKEWSRTSRKIILIGTSTGGPRALQEVITKIPENVRAPILIVQHMPAGFTKSLANRLDQLSNIHVKEAEQGDILKDGVAYIAPGGYHLRLRKIGTTYGIVLDQTEPPRSGHRPSVDVMFEDVSNCPDMDKVAVIMTGMGQDGANGLKELKKSGNVRAIAESADTCIVYGMPKAAVETQLVDEVVDVEDIAQTIMKYMY, encoded by the coding sequence ATGAGAAAGCTAGTTGGCGACTTTTTTGATGGGAACTTAAATATTGAAGTGGTGGGAACAGCGCGCAATGGGAAAGATGCAATTGAAAAAATACAACAACTGCAACCAAATGTTGTCACAATGGATGTAGAAATGCCTGAAATGAATGGCTTAGATGCCTTAAGAGAAATTATGAATCAATGTCCTGTGCCTGTAGTGATGCTATCAAGCACAACAAAGCAAGGCACGGAAAATACGTTAGCAGCAATGGAGTATGGCGCTGTAGATTTTGTTGCTAAAACGAGCGGTACCATTTCTCTTGATTTACATAAAATTAAAGAGGAATTAGTTCAAAAAGTAGAAGCTGCTGCGAACATCTCTGTTACGAAGTTGAAAAGACCGATGAAACCGATTCACAGAAAAGAAGTAGTGAAAGTAGAGAAATCATTGAATACGCCGCCACCGACAATCAAAAAGCAGCAGCCGGTAGAGTTAACAACACTCCCAAATAAGAAAGAGTGGAGCAGGACATCTAGAAAAATTATTTTAATTGGCACATCCACAGGAGGACCCCGTGCATTGCAAGAAGTGATTACGAAAATTCCTGAAAACGTTCGTGCACCAATTTTAATTGTGCAACATATGCCAGCAGGCTTTACAAAATCTTTAGCAAATCGTTTAGATCAATTAAGTAATATTCATGTAAAAGAAGCAGAACAAGGTGATATTTTAAAGGATGGCGTTGCCTATATTGCACCAGGCGGGTATCATCTAAGGCTTCGTAAAATTGGAACGACCTATGGGATTGTGCTTGATCAGACAGAGCCACCAAGATCGGGTCACCGTCCATCAGTAGACGTGATGTTTGAGGATGTTAGTAATTGTCCTGATATGGATAAAGTAGCAGTGATTATGACTGGTATGGGTCAAGATGGAGCAAACGGTTTAAAAGAATTAAAAAAATCAGGTAATGTAAGAGCAATTGCTGAATCTGCGGATACTTGTATCGTTTACGGTATGCCAAAAGCAGCAGTAGAAACACAGCTTGTCGATGAAGTGGTAGACGTAGAGGATATCGCACAAACAATTATGAAATATATGTACTAA
- a CDS encoding chemotaxis protein CheC, translating into MNFNQKITSLHLDVLKEIGNIGAAHAATALSDLLSKKIDMQVPKVEMVTFDHMMELAGGSETVVVGVFLRIEGDVEGSMFFILPIEQANRFIQRLIHDETFDFYKAPVSELALSAMQEMGNILSGSYLSALSDFTKLKIYPTVPGLSVDMFGAIISTGLIELSQVSDHVIVINTSIFEEDIAISEAVHGHFFLLPDPDSFATIFKVLGVS; encoded by the coding sequence ATGAATTTCAATCAAAAAATTACTTCGTTGCATTTAGATGTATTAAAGGAAATTGGAAATATCGGTGCTGCACATGCAGCAACTGCACTGTCGGATTTGTTAAGCAAAAAAATTGATATGCAAGTACCTAAGGTCGAAATGGTGACATTTGACCATATGATGGAGCTAGCAGGGGGCTCTGAAACAGTTGTTGTGGGCGTTTTCTTAAGAATTGAAGGAGATGTTGAAGGCAGCATGTTTTTCATTCTGCCGATTGAACAAGCAAACCGCTTTATTCAACGTTTAATTCATGATGAGACGTTTGATTTTTATAAAGCCCCCGTGTCGGAGCTTGCGCTATCTGCGATGCAGGAAATGGGCAATATTTTATCAGGCTCCTATCTATCTGCACTATCAGATTTTACTAAATTAAAAATTTATCCGACTGTGCCAGGGTTAAGTGTTGACATGTTTGGCGCTATTATTAGTACAGGATTAATTGAATTATCTCAAGTAAGCGATCATGTTATCGTTATTAATACATCCATTTTTGAAGAAGATATCGCTATCTCTGAAGCTGTTCATGGGCATTTCTTTTTGTTACCAGACCCAGATTCATTCGCAACAATTTTTAAAGTGTTAGGTGTATCCTAA
- a CDS encoding multidrug transporter, producing MLGSILINCWIALISFTAYFIYAIQKPFVMPLPTLLTALGVAFIGFIIAFPLRYFLGYIFYTPQEIAFSGESVETEDTTSSENQPFIQQNATSTVEFADESTEDIAQVVRTMMHKEDEMVNS from the coding sequence ATGCTTGGTTCGATTTTAATAAATTGTTGGATTGCGTTAATTAGCTTTACTGCTTATTTCATCTATGCAATTCAAAAACCTTTTGTAATGCCACTTCCAACGTTATTAACGGCACTAGGTGTTGCATTTATTGGCTTTATCATCGCATTTCCACTACGTTATTTTTTAGGCTATATTTTTTATACACCACAAGAAATTGCGTTTAGTGGAGAATCCGTAGAAACTGAGGATACCACATCATCAGAAAATCAACCGTTTATTCAACAAAATGCTACATCAACAGTTGAGTTTGCTGATGAAAGCACGGAGGATATTGCACAGGTTGTACGGACAATGATGCATAAAGAGGATGAAATGGTCAATAGCTAA
- the rpsB gene encoding 30S ribosomal protein S2, whose translation MSVISMKQLLEAGVHFGHQTRRWNPKMKKYIFVERNGIYIIDLQKTVKKLEEAYDFMRQVGEDGGKVLFVGTKKQAQEAIKEEAERSGNYYINQRWLGGTLTNFGTIQKRVARMKEIEKMEEEGIFAVLPKKEVIQLKKEHERLVKFLGGIRDMTAIPDVMFVVDPRKERIAVAEARKLNIPLVGIVDTNCDPDEIDYVIPANDDAIRAVKLLTAKMADALIESKQGESEAPAVEEEAVAAE comes from the coding sequence ATGTCAGTAATTTCAATGAAACAATTACTTGAAGCTGGTGTACATTTCGGTCACCAAACACGCCGTTGGAACCCAAAAATGAAGAAATATATCTTCGTTGAGCGTAACGGTATCTACATTATCGATTTACAAAAAACAGTTAAAAAATTAGAAGAGGCTTATGACTTCATGCGTCAAGTTGGCGAAGATGGTGGTAAAGTTCTTTTCGTTGGTACTAAAAAACAAGCGCAAGAAGCGATTAAAGAAGAAGCTGAGCGTTCAGGTAACTACTACATCAACCAACGTTGGTTAGGTGGTACTTTAACAAACTTCGGTACAATTCAAAAACGTGTTGCACGTATGAAAGAAATCGAAAAAATGGAAGAAGAAGGCATTTTTGCTGTTCTTCCTAAAAAAGAAGTTATTCAACTTAAAAAAGAGCATGAGCGTCTAGTGAAATTCTTAGGCGGTATCCGTGATATGACAGCTATTCCAGACGTAATGTTTGTAGTAGACCCACGCAAAGAGCGTATCGCTGTTGCGGAAGCTCGTAAATTAAACATCCCTCTAGTAGGTATTGTTGATACAAACTGTGATCCAGATGAAATCGACTACGTAATCCCTGCTAACGATGATGCTATTCGTGCTGTTAAATTATTAACTGCAAAAATGGCTGACGCGCTAATCGAGTCTAAACAAGGTGAATCAGAAGCTCCAGCTGTTGAAGAAGAAGCAGTAGCTGCTGAGTAA